A genomic segment from Actinomadura hallensis encodes:
- a CDS encoding YceI family protein, giving the protein MAGREGTYELGPENGRLLVRTGRSGLGRRAGHDLVIEATRWNAVAEVREPVEESSVEVTVDVDGLEVREGTGGVKPLTDGDRAEIKENLRKVLDVRRHPAITFASGRVAGDAIEGDLTIMGRVKPVRVRAELEGDRVRGGATVTQSRWGIKPYSAFFGALRLADDVEVEFDIRLPA; this is encoded by the coding sequence ATGGCCGGACGTGAAGGAACGTACGAGCTGGGGCCGGAGAACGGACGGCTGCTGGTCAGGACCGGGCGCAGCGGGCTCGGGCGGCGGGCGGGGCACGACCTCGTCATCGAGGCGACGCGGTGGAACGCGGTGGCCGAGGTCCGCGAGCCGGTGGAGGAGTCGTCCGTCGAGGTGACCGTGGACGTGGACGGGCTGGAGGTCCGGGAGGGCACCGGCGGCGTGAAGCCCCTCACCGACGGCGACCGCGCCGAGATCAAGGAGAACCTGCGCAAGGTGCTGGACGTGCGGCGGCACCCGGCCATCACGTTCGCCTCCGGCCGGGTCGCCGGGGACGCGATCGAGGGTGACCTCACGATCATGGGGCGGGTGAAGCCGGTCCGGGTCCGGGCCGAACTCGAGGGCGACCGTGTGCGAGGCGGGGCGACCGTGACGCAGAGCCGCTGGGGCATCAAGCCGTACTCCGCGTTTTTCGGGGCGCTCAGGCTCGCCGACGACGTGGAGGTCGAGTTCGACATCCGGCTTCCCGCCTAG
- a CDS encoding iron chelate uptake ABC transporter family permease subunit, translating into MTRTDPPGAPARPDRRVALLAGAVVLLAVCAGASLAVGAGGTPPREVWRALTAYAGTDHHVIVRDMRAPRTVLAVCVGAALGAAGALIQTLTRNPLAEPGILGVTSGAGFAITVGTVLGIAGSQTAQLGLALAGAVVASLVVYGVGRTAPLRLVLAGVAFTFVLSGMSLALRLLHPDVLDRFRFWSVGSLAGREQTPYELPLLVIAAALAGALLAARPLAGIALGDDVAHALGARVARTRAAVLALVTVLAAAATAVAGPIAFVGLIVPHLARHAARGSIPWLMTFTMLLGPILLLVSDIGARVLLPTGEVPVAVVTAFLGGPALIWVVRRYGAVQP; encoded by the coding sequence GTGGTGCTCCTGGCGGTCTGCGCGGGCGCGAGCCTGGCGGTCGGGGCGGGCGGCACGCCGCCGCGGGAGGTGTGGCGGGCGCTCACCGCCTACGCCGGGACGGACCACCACGTGATCGTCCGCGACATGCGGGCGCCCCGGACGGTCCTCGCCGTCTGCGTCGGCGCCGCCCTCGGCGCCGCGGGCGCGCTCATCCAGACGCTGACCCGCAACCCCCTCGCCGAGCCCGGCATCCTCGGCGTCACCTCCGGCGCCGGGTTCGCGATCACCGTCGGCACCGTGCTCGGGATCGCCGGGTCGCAGACGGCGCAGCTCGGGCTCGCCCTGGCCGGAGCGGTCGTCGCGTCGCTGGTCGTCTACGGCGTCGGCCGGACCGCGCCGCTGCGGCTCGTCCTCGCCGGCGTCGCGTTCACGTTCGTGCTGTCGGGGATGTCGCTCGCGCTGCGGCTGCTGCACCCTGACGTGCTGGACCGGTTCCGGTTCTGGTCGGTCGGCTCACTCGCCGGGCGCGAGCAGACGCCGTACGAGCTGCCGCTGCTGGTGATCGCGGCCGCGCTCGCCGGCGCGCTGCTGGCCGCCCGCCCCCTGGCGGGCATCGCCCTCGGCGACGACGTCGCGCACGCGCTCGGCGCCCGCGTCGCCCGGACCAGGGCGGCGGTGCTCGCCCTGGTCACCGTCCTCGCCGCCGCCGCGACCGCCGTCGCCGGACCCATCGCCTTCGTCGGGCTGATCGTCCCGCACCTCGCGCGGCACGCCGCCCGCGGGTCGATCCCGTGGCTGATGACCTTCACGATGCTGCTCGGGCCGATCCTGCTGCTCGTCTCCGACATCGGGGCGCGGGTGCTGCTGCCCACCGGCGAGGTGCCGGTCGCCGTCGTCACCGCGTTCCTCGGCGGCCCCGCGCTGATCTGGGTCGTCCGCCGGTACGGGGCGGTGCAGCCGTGA
- a CDS encoding ABC transporter ATP-binding protein: MNDEPVGEAPKVSNPEAVAGRLAADRVTLGYGDRVVSAGLSVDIPDRAFTAVVGANACGKSTLLRSFARLLPPAQGRVTFDGRDVRDYRPKSIARQVGFLPQGLVPPDNIAVRQLVARGRYPHQTLLSAWSRDDERAVAAAMAAAGVADLAERPVESLSGGQRQRVWIAMILAQETPYLLLDEPTTFLDITHQYQLLALLARLRDEGRTIVAVLHDINQACRFADHLIAMRSGRVVAAGPPAEIVDTALIKEVFDLSCVIVPDPVAGTPMIVPDAGPG; this comes from the coding sequence GTGAACGACGAGCCCGTGGGCGAGGCCCCGAAAGTGAGCAACCCGGAAGCGGTGGCGGGGCGCCTGGCCGCCGACCGCGTCACGCTCGGCTACGGCGACCGGGTGGTGTCGGCCGGGCTGTCCGTCGACATCCCCGATCGGGCGTTCACCGCCGTGGTCGGGGCGAACGCCTGCGGGAAGTCGACGCTGCTGCGGTCCTTCGCCCGGCTGCTCCCGCCCGCGCAGGGACGGGTGACCTTCGACGGCCGCGACGTCCGCGACTACCGCCCGAAGTCCATCGCCCGGCAGGTCGGGTTCCTGCCGCAGGGGCTCGTGCCGCCGGACAACATCGCGGTGCGGCAGCTCGTCGCCCGCGGCAGGTACCCGCACCAGACGCTGCTGTCGGCCTGGTCGCGCGACGACGAGCGCGCCGTGGCCGCCGCGATGGCGGCGGCCGGGGTCGCCGACCTGGCCGAACGGCCGGTGGAGAGCCTGTCGGGCGGGCAGCGGCAGCGCGTGTGGATCGCGATGATCCTCGCTCAGGAGACGCCCTACCTGCTGCTGGACGAGCCCACCACGTTCCTCGACATCACGCACCAGTACCAGCTGCTCGCCCTGCTGGCCCGGCTCCGCGACGAGGGACGCACCATCGTCGCCGTCCTGCACGACATCAACCAGGCGTGCCGCTTCGCCGACCACCTCATAGCGATGCGGAGCGGCCGCGTCGTCGCCGCCGGGCCGCCCGCCGAGATCGTCGACACCGCCCTGATCAAGGAGGTGTTCGACCTGTCGTGCGTCATCGTCCCAGACCCGGTCGCCGGCACCCCGATGATCGTCCCGGACGCCGGGCCGGGCTGA
- a CDS encoding VanW family protein translates to MAGTLATTGLLLGAYLWAPREPGEAATLAARGGGPPDASLRSTPAPEAAERPMSSYTTRFEPGEPRVRNIELAAAMLDGHVVAPGDTFSFNDVVGPRTRGRGYVPAPSIIGSRLVKDVGGGICQVSSTLFNAVFRAGLDIRKARAHTMYLPEYPEGREAAVAYPDLDFTWRNDTARPVRIEVVSSRSSLTVNLYGERRYEVRTKTSARYGIKPYRTGVGRGRKCVPTSGRHGFEVDVWRTLFDDGRRVRREKFHTEYRPQPNVKCL, encoded by the coding sequence GTGGCGGGCACGCTCGCCACGACGGGGCTGCTGCTCGGGGCGTACCTGTGGGCGCCGCGGGAGCCGGGCGAGGCGGCGACGCTGGCCGCCCGCGGCGGAGGCCCGCCGGACGCGTCGTTACGGAGCACGCCCGCGCCGGAGGCGGCGGAGCGGCCGATGAGCAGCTACACCACCCGGTTCGAGCCGGGCGAGCCGCGCGTGCGCAACATCGAGCTGGCCGCCGCGATGCTCGACGGCCACGTCGTGGCGCCGGGCGACACGTTCTCCTTCAACGACGTCGTGGGGCCGCGCACCAGGGGACGCGGCTACGTCCCGGCGCCGTCCATCATCGGCTCGCGGCTGGTGAAGGACGTGGGCGGCGGCATCTGCCAGGTGTCCTCGACGCTCTTCAACGCGGTGTTCCGGGCGGGCCTGGACATCCGGAAGGCGCGCGCGCACACCATGTACCTGCCGGAGTACCCGGAGGGACGCGAGGCCGCGGTGGCCTACCCGGACCTCGACTTCACCTGGCGGAACGACACCGCCCGCCCCGTCCGGATCGAGGTCGTCTCCAGCCGGTCGTCCCTGACGGTCAACCTGTACGGCGAGCGCAGGTACGAGGTCCGGACGAAGACGTCGGCCCGGTACGGGATCAAGCCGTACCGGACGGGCGTCGGGCGGGGGAGGAAGTGCGTCCCCACGTCCGGCCGTCACGGCTTCGAGGTCGACGTGTGGCGGACGCTGTTCGACGACGGCCGCCGGGTCCGCCGCGAGAAGTTCCACACCGAGTACCGCCCCCAGCCCAACGTGAAGTGCCTCTGA
- a CDS encoding YbhB/YbcL family Raf kinase inhibitor-like protein encodes MAGKPPLPHEYLPEVPSFTVESDDITDGGRLPHEHVFNDWGFDGGNKSPHLRWSGFPAETKSFAVTCFDPDAPTGSGFWHWVLFDIPADVTELPTGAGTEDAKVGVHARSDFGVKAYGGAAPPPGDPHRYVFTVHALDVETLGLDSDTMPAVVGFNITAHTLARASIVVEYGS; translated from the coding sequence ATGGCCGGAAAGCCGCCGCTTCCGCACGAGTACCTGCCCGAGGTCCCGTCGTTCACCGTCGAGAGCGACGACATCACCGACGGGGGCAGGCTCCCGCACGAGCACGTCTTCAACGACTGGGGCTTCGACGGCGGCAACAAGTCCCCGCACCTGCGCTGGTCGGGGTTCCCCGCCGAGACGAAGAGCTTCGCGGTCACCTGCTTCGACCCGGACGCGCCGACCGGGAGCGGTTTCTGGCACTGGGTGCTGTTCGACATCCCCGCCGACGTCACCGAGCTGCCGACCGGCGCCGGCACCGAGGACGCCAAGGTCGGCGTGCACGCCCGCAGCGACTTCGGCGTGAAGGCGTACGGCGGCGCGGCGCCGCCTCCCGGCGACCCGCACCGGTACGTGTTCACCGTGCACGCGCTGGACGTGGAGACGCTCGGACTCGACTCCGACACGATGCCGGCCGTCGTCGGCTTCAACATCACCGCCCACACCCTGGCCCGCGCCTCGATCGTCGTCGAGTACGGCTCCTGA
- a CDS encoding bifunctional phosphatase PAP2/diacylglycerol kinase family protein, producing the protein MRVNHPRYPAAPGRPAAPSSARPAARGRRAPAEHRTRLHGSRTLRRLGRVDRWAFDRVAAARLPGLEYVLPRLSRFADHGVLWFTTAGALGTVGGARLRRAALRGSIAIAVASPAVNVLGKQAFRRRRPVVDLVPPIRIRWKLPTSHAFPSGHSASAAAFATGVAMEAPRAVAVPVAATAAAVAFSRVYTGAHYPGDVLAGIGVGALAALGTRAFWPAPPPAARVTPAGAEVVGRVGTVADDGLGVVAVVNTGSGEASGVLPGRSELAVETLRRELPAAEIVRCGPDDDVDKVFDEAAGRARVLAVVGGDGTVNAAARSALDHDVPLLVVPGGTFDHFARALGMESAAEAVAAYRAGRLGRVDVAYVTPATGRPGGREEHVFLNTAGFGAYTELLDRRERLERRIGKWPALAVAAVRTLRHSEPVELVVDGRERRVWLAFVGNCVYGSRGATPNWRARLDDGWLDVRMVATGRRVPRVRAVAAIMAGHLHIVPGYRAWKAAALEVSSRDGGVRLARDGELTSLPAAVRFGKRTGALAVFCPDAAMA; encoded by the coding sequence ATGCGCGTCAACCACCCACGGTATCCGGCCGCGCCGGGAAGGCCCGCCGCGCCCTCCTCCGCGAGGCCCGCGGCGCGGGGGCGCCGGGCTCCCGCCGAGCACCGCACCCGCCTGCACGGGTCCCGGACGCTGCGCCGGCTGGGGCGGGTGGACCGGTGGGCGTTCGACCGGGTGGCGGCGGCGCGGCTGCCCGGGCTGGAGTACGTCCTGCCGCGGCTGTCGCGGTTCGCCGACCACGGCGTGCTCTGGTTCACGACGGCGGGGGCGCTGGGCACGGTGGGCGGGGCGCGGCTGCGCCGCGCGGCACTGCGCGGGTCGATCGCGATCGCGGTGGCGAGCCCGGCGGTGAACGTCCTCGGCAAGCAGGCGTTCCGCCGCAGGCGGCCCGTGGTGGACCTGGTGCCGCCGATCCGGATCCGGTGGAAGCTGCCGACCTCGCACGCCTTCCCGTCGGGCCACTCGGCGTCGGCCGCCGCGTTCGCGACGGGCGTCGCGATGGAGGCGCCGCGCGCGGTGGCCGTGCCGGTCGCGGCGACGGCGGCGGCGGTGGCGTTCTCCCGCGTCTACACGGGCGCCCACTATCCGGGCGACGTGCTGGCGGGCATCGGGGTCGGCGCGCTCGCCGCGCTCGGGACGCGGGCGTTCTGGCCCGCGCCCCCGCCGGCGGCGCGGGTGACCCCCGCGGGCGCCGAGGTCGTCGGGCGGGTCGGGACGGTCGCCGACGACGGGCTCGGGGTCGTCGCGGTCGTCAACACCGGGTCGGGCGAGGCGTCCGGGGTGCTGCCCGGCCGCTCGGAGCTCGCGGTCGAGACGCTCCGGCGGGAGCTGCCCGCGGCGGAGATCGTCCGGTGCGGTCCGGACGACGACGTCGACAAGGTGTTCGACGAGGCGGCCGGCCGGGCGCGGGTGCTCGCCGTCGTCGGCGGGGACGGCACGGTCAACGCGGCGGCGCGGTCCGCGCTGGACCACGACGTGCCGCTGCTGGTCGTCCCCGGCGGGACGTTCGACCACTTCGCCCGCGCGCTCGGGATGGAGTCGGCCGCGGAGGCGGTCGCCGCCTACCGGGCCGGGCGGCTCGGCCGCGTCGACGTCGCCTACGTGACGCCGGCGACCGGGAGGCCCGGCGGCCGGGAGGAGCACGTGTTCCTGAACACGGCGGGCTTCGGCGCCTACACCGAGCTGCTCGACCGGCGTGAGCGGCTGGAGCGGCGGATCGGCAAGTGGCCGGCGCTCGCGGTCGCCGCGGTCCGGACGCTGCGGCACTCCGAGCCCGTCGAGCTGGTCGTGGACGGGCGGGAGCGCCGGGTCTGGCTCGCGTTCGTCGGCAACTGCGTGTACGGCTCCCGGGGCGCCACGCCCAACTGGCGCGCGCGGCTCGACGACGGGTGGCTCGACGTCCGGATGGTCGCCACGGGGCGCCGCGTCCCCCGCGTCCGCGCCGTCGCCGCGATCATGGCGGGGCACCTGCACATCGTGCCCGGCTACCGGGCGTGGAAGGCGGCCGCGCTGGAGGTCTCGTCACGGGACGGGGGCGTGCGCCTCGCCCGCGACGGCGAGCTCACCTCGCTGCCCGCCGCGGTGCGGTTCGGCAAGCGCACGGGCGCCCTGGCGGTCTTCTGCCCGGACGCGGCCATGGCCTGA
- a CDS encoding ABC transporter permease yields MNETLADYAARHGLRQSAARPPLRSYLQSVWARRNFIWAFASAKNISKHSDSRLGQVWQVLTPLLNAAVYYLIFGQLLKLSRGLPDFIPFLVTGVFLFGFTQRSVTSGSRSVGDNLSLIRALHFPRATLPLAYAVVELQQLLVSLVVLFAIILAFGEPLSFYMLLFVPILLFQLMFNVGISMVMARLGAFNRDITQLLPFVMRTWLYASGVIFSLPQLMERSDLLKNHPWVGTLLEANPAYVFLELSRYVLLGEYREYVQEKLHVTSVTHLWMLAAGWGLAMLIGGFLYFYRAEERYGRG; encoded by the coding sequence GTGAACGAGACCCTGGCCGACTACGCCGCACGGCATGGGCTGAGGCAGAGCGCGGCGCGCCCCCCGCTGCGCAGTTACCTCCAGAGTGTGTGGGCCCGGCGGAACTTCATCTGGGCGTTCGCGTCGGCCAAGAACATCTCGAAGCACAGCGACTCGCGCCTGGGCCAGGTATGGCAGGTGCTGACGCCGCTGCTGAACGCGGCCGTCTACTACCTGATCTTCGGGCAGCTGCTGAAGCTGAGCCGCGGTCTGCCGGACTTCATCCCCTTCCTGGTGACCGGCGTCTTCCTGTTCGGCTTCACCCAGCGGTCCGTCACCTCCGGCTCCAGGTCGGTCGGCGACAACCTGTCGCTCATCCGGGCGCTGCACTTCCCGCGCGCGACGCTGCCGCTGGCGTACGCGGTCGTTGAGCTGCAGCAGCTGCTGGTGTCACTGGTCGTCCTGTTCGCCATCATCCTGGCGTTCGGCGAGCCGCTCAGCTTCTACATGCTGCTGTTCGTCCCGATCCTGCTGTTCCAGCTGATGTTCAACGTCGGCATCAGCATGGTCATGGCGCGGCTTGGCGCGTTCAACCGCGACATCACGCAGCTGCTGCCCTTCGTCATGCGGACGTGGCTGTACGCGTCCGGCGTCATCTTCAGCCTGCCGCAGCTCATGGAGCGCAGCGATCTGCTGAAGAACCACCCGTGGGTCGGCACGCTGCTGGAGGCGAACCCCGCGTACGTGTTCCTGGAGCTGAGCCGGTACGTCCTGCTGGGCGAGTACCGGGAGTACGTCCAAGAGAAGCTGCACGTCACCTCCGTGACGCATCTGTGGATGCTCGCGGCCGGCTGGGGCCTGGCCATGCTGATCGGAGGCTTCCTGTACTTCTACCGTGCCGAGGAGCGATACGGCCGTGGCTGA
- a CDS encoding ABC transporter ATP-binding protein, which yields MADTKVRGAVEIDPNREPIVVVDDLHIVYRVYGAGGKGNAASALSRIIRRQHRPTMTEVHAIKGLSFIAYRGEAIGIIGTNGSGKSTLLKAIAGLLPPHKGGVYTDGQPSLLGVNAALMKDLTGERNIVLGCLAMGMTPAETKAKYKEIVDFAGLKEGFIQYPMRTYSSGMGARLRFAIAAAKTHDVLLIDEALATGDAKFKVKSKRRIEELRKEAGAVFLVAHQLDVIKETCDRVIWIDDGRMHMDGDPEEVIAAYTEATGK from the coding sequence GTGGCTGACACCAAGGTGCGCGGAGCCGTCGAGATCGACCCGAACCGGGAACCGATCGTCGTGGTGGACGACCTCCACATCGTCTACCGGGTGTACGGCGCCGGCGGGAAGGGGAACGCCGCCAGCGCGCTCTCCCGGATCATCCGGCGGCAGCACCGCCCCACGATGACCGAGGTCCACGCGATCAAGGGCCTGTCGTTCATCGCCTACCGGGGCGAGGCCATCGGCATCATCGGCACGAACGGCTCCGGCAAGTCGACGCTGCTGAAGGCGATCGCGGGGCTGCTGCCGCCGCACAAGGGCGGCGTCTACACCGACGGGCAGCCGTCCCTGCTGGGCGTGAACGCGGCCCTGATGAAGGACCTCACCGGCGAGCGCAACATCGTCCTCGGCTGCCTGGCGATGGGCATGACCCCGGCCGAGACCAAGGCGAAGTACAAGGAGATCGTGGACTTCGCCGGTCTCAAGGAGGGGTTCATCCAGTACCCCATGCGGACGTACTCGTCCGGCATGGGGGCCCGTCTCCGGTTCGCCATCGCCGCCGCCAAGACCCACGACGTGCTGCTGATCGACGAGGCGCTCGCCACCGGCGACGCCAAGTTCAAGGTCAAGAGCAAGCGCCGGATCGAGGAGCTGCGCAAGGAGGCCGGCGCGGTGTTCCTCGTCGCCCACCAGCTCGACGTGATCAAGGAGACGTGCGACCGCGTCATCTGGATCGACGACGGCCGGATGCACATGGACGGCGACCCGGAAGAGGTCATCGCCGCCTACACCGAGGCCACCGGCAAGTAA
- a CDS encoding FecCD family ABC transporter permease: MSALVLRAGRVSALVERRTAAASLALAAAALLLAFAALCRGDAWDPPGEVLAALAGHGDAALIVQEWRLPRVTAALVFGAALGAAGAVFQNVTRNALGSPDVIGLDAGAYTGVLIVITVFGGSAGGLAAGSLTGGLAAAAAVYALSLRSGLSGMRLVVIGIAVNAMLAAVNNWIVLRAELEVAIAATGWSAGSLNGLDWGELRVPFLVVAALGLLLAVLARPMAQAALGDDLAAASGVALNRYRLLVVLTGVGLTATVTSATGPVVFVALAAPQIGRRVAGAAGTPVLPAALTGALLLLAADLAAQTVLAPVQLPVGVVTTVIGGTYLGWLLIMEMRRP; the protein is encoded by the coding sequence GTGAGCGCCCTGGTGCTGCGCGCGGGCCGGGTGTCCGCGCTGGTCGAGCGGCGGACCGCCGCGGCGTCGCTCGCGCTCGCCGCCGCCGCGCTGCTGCTGGCGTTCGCCGCGCTGTGCCGCGGTGACGCCTGGGACCCGCCCGGCGAGGTGCTGGCGGCGCTCGCCGGGCACGGCGACGCGGCGCTGATCGTCCAGGAGTGGCGGCTGCCCCGCGTGACGGCGGCGCTGGTGTTCGGCGCGGCGCTCGGCGCCGCCGGGGCGGTCTTCCAGAACGTGACCCGCAACGCGCTCGGCAGCCCCGACGTGATCGGCCTGGACGCCGGCGCCTACACCGGCGTGCTGATCGTCATCACCGTGTTCGGCGGCTCGGCCGGCGGGCTCGCCGCCGGCTCGCTGACCGGCGGGCTCGCCGCGGCCGCCGCCGTCTACGCGCTGTCGCTGCGGTCCGGGCTCAGCGGGATGCGGCTCGTCGTCATCGGGATCGCCGTGAACGCGATGCTGGCCGCCGTCAACAACTGGATCGTGCTGCGCGCCGAACTGGAGGTGGCGATCGCCGCCACCGGGTGGAGCGCCGGGTCGCTGAACGGCCTGGACTGGGGCGAGCTCCGCGTCCCGTTCCTCGTCGTCGCCGCGCTGGGGCTGCTGCTGGCGGTCCTCGCCCGGCCGATGGCGCAGGCCGCGCTCGGCGACGACCTCGCCGCCGCGTCCGGGGTGGCGCTGAACCGGTACCGGCTGCTGGTCGTCCTGACCGGCGTCGGCCTCACCGCCACCGTCACGTCCGCGACCGGGCCCGTCGTGTTCGTCGCGCTCGCCGCGCCGCAGATCGGCCGCCGCGTCGCCGGCGCGGCCGGGACCCCCGTGCTGCCCGCCGCGCTGACCGGGGCGCTGCTGCTCCTGGCCGCCGACCTCGCCGCCCAGACGGTGCTGGCGCCCGTCCAGCTGCCCGTCGGGGTCGTCACGACGGTCATCGGCGGCACCTACCTCGGCTGGCTGCTGATCATGGAGATGAGAAGGCCGTGA
- a CDS encoding proline--tRNA ligase has translation MRWSQMFVPTLRDDPAEADAPSHRLLLRAGYVRQLTAGHYSLLPLAVRVRAKIIDIIREEMNAIGAQEMLLPAVHPAEPWRRSGRWDLMGQEMFRLRDRRGVDHALGMTHEEIFATVARELNSYRRLPQQWYQFQTKFRDEPRPKGGLLRTREFTMKDAYSFDLDDAGLDASFEAYRGAYTRIFERLGLRALACEASSGTMGGSDSTEFMCPAEVGEDLAVHCPACGYAANIERATSVLPDVSDEAGPPAPERFDTPGVRTIEDLRAYGAPDDRQIKTLVYVLDGTLTLVLLRGDHPLNEQKLVDATGAAEIRAADPAEIQDALGALPGSLGAVDAFLPSPLPVIADEALRGRRNMFTGANIDDVHLRGVDVERDIEVGKWADLREVEAGQRCVRCGGALEIERAIEVGHIFKLGDRYARALGVEVLDPDGRRVPVIMGSYGIGVERAMAAIVETHRDDRGIVWPPAVAPFQASVVVAQSDDAEVAKAGEDLYTSLSAAGVETVIDDRAERAGVKFRDTELTGIPFRVTVGRRGLAEGVAELTVRATGETEKVPLDDVVQRVRSLAGH, from the coding sequence ATGCGCTGGTCCCAGATGTTCGTGCCCACGCTCCGCGACGACCCCGCCGAGGCCGACGCGCCCAGCCACCGGCTCCTGCTCCGCGCCGGGTACGTCCGGCAGCTGACGGCGGGCCACTACTCGCTGCTGCCGCTGGCGGTCCGCGTCCGCGCCAAGATCATCGACATCATCCGGGAGGAGATGAACGCGATCGGCGCGCAGGAGATGCTGCTGCCCGCCGTACACCCCGCCGAGCCGTGGCGGCGGTCGGGCCGCTGGGACCTGATGGGCCAGGAGATGTTCCGCCTCCGCGACCGCCGCGGCGTCGACCACGCCCTCGGCATGACGCACGAGGAGATCTTCGCGACGGTCGCGCGGGAGCTGAACTCCTACCGGCGGCTTCCGCAGCAGTGGTACCAGTTCCAGACGAAGTTCCGGGACGAGCCGCGTCCCAAGGGCGGCCTGCTGCGGACCCGCGAGTTCACGATGAAGGACGCCTACAGCTTCGACCTGGACGACGCCGGCCTGGACGCGTCGTTCGAGGCGTACCGCGGCGCCTACACGCGGATCTTCGAGCGGCTCGGGCTGCGGGCGCTGGCCTGCGAGGCGTCCAGCGGGACCATGGGCGGCTCCGACTCGACGGAGTTCATGTGCCCCGCCGAGGTCGGCGAGGACCTCGCCGTCCACTGCCCGGCGTGCGGCTACGCCGCCAACATCGAGCGGGCGACGTCGGTGCTGCCGGACGTCTCCGACGAGGCCGGGCCGCCCGCGCCGGAGCGGTTCGACACGCCGGGCGTCCGCACCATCGAGGACCTGCGCGCGTACGGCGCGCCCGACGACCGGCAGATCAAGACCCTCGTGTACGTCCTGGACGGCACGCTCACGCTCGTCCTGCTGCGCGGCGACCACCCGCTCAACGAGCAGAAGCTCGTGGACGCGACCGGCGCCGCCGAGATCCGCGCCGCCGACCCGGCGGAGATCCAGGACGCGCTGGGCGCGCTGCCCGGCAGCCTCGGGGCCGTCGACGCGTTCCTGCCCTCCCCCCTGCCCGTCATCGCCGACGAGGCGCTGCGCGGCCGCCGGAACATGTTCACCGGCGCCAACATCGACGACGTCCACCTGCGCGGGGTCGACGTCGAACGCGACATCGAGGTCGGCAAGTGGGCCGACCTGCGGGAGGTCGAGGCGGGGCAGCGCTGCGTCCGGTGCGGCGGGGCGCTGGAGATCGAGCGGGCCATCGAGGTCGGCCACATCTTCAAGCTGGGCGACCGCTACGCCCGCGCCCTCGGCGTCGAGGTCCTGGACCCCGACGGCAGGCGCGTCCCGGTGATCATGGGCAGCTACGGCATCGGCGTCGAGCGCGCGATGGCGGCGATCGTCGAGACCCACCGCGACGACCGGGGGATCGTGTGGCCGCCCGCGGTGGCGCCGTTCCAGGCGTCGGTCGTCGTCGCCCAGTCCGACGACGCCGAGGTCGCCAAGGCCGGGGAGGACCTCTACACGTCGCTGAGCGCCGCCGGGGTCGAGACGGTGATCGACGACCGCGCGGAGCGGGCCGGGGTGAAGTTCCGCGACACGGAGCTGACCGGCATCCCGTTCCGCGTGACCGTGGGACGCCGCGGCCTCGCCGAGGGCGTCGCCGAGCTGACCGTCCGTGCGACCGGCGAGACGGAGAAGGTCCCGCTGGACGACGTCGTGCAGCGCGTCCGCTCGCTCGCCGGACACTGA
- a CDS encoding DUF4429 domain-containing protein, whose product MAEVIGNDGTWTFDGEVLRIVPGNGRGVHRLRRLLGEISVPLDAVAGIAYEPGGRSGVLRVRLRQGADPLLQAAGGALTDKSDPYRLKVNVRRSAPAEYFVDEVRNWLELRETGAGPVDRYLLPGPDVPIRASGSDGWATFDGETVRLDWYWIADSAKAKAGPRTLRLREVASVELRRAVVIDDGYLRFRTKEQGEPPAPKRDANTLMMWGFKKEEAAVIALASAVVARLPHPSASGPAVEAPAVPEAATGEDHHDTVLRRLRELGDLHKRGVLTAEEFDTAKQALLRRL is encoded by the coding sequence ATGGCAGAGGTCATCGGGAACGACGGAACCTGGACCTTCGACGGGGAGGTGCTGCGCATCGTTCCCGGCAACGGCCGCGGCGTGCACCGGCTGCGCCGCCTGCTCGGCGAGATCTCCGTCCCGCTGGACGCCGTCGCCGGGATCGCCTACGAGCCCGGCGGCAGGAGCGGTGTCCTGCGCGTGCGGCTGCGGCAGGGCGCCGACCCGCTGCTGCAGGCCGCCGGGGGCGCGCTGACCGACAAGTCCGACCCCTACCGCCTGAAGGTGAACGTCCGCCGCTCCGCCCCCGCCGAGTACTTCGTCGACGAGGTGCGGAACTGGCTGGAACTCCGGGAGACCGGCGCGGGCCCGGTGGACCGCTACCTGCTTCCCGGCCCCGACGTGCCGATCCGGGCGTCGGGGAGCGACGGCTGGGCGACGTTCGACGGCGAGACCGTCCGGCTCGACTGGTACTGGATCGCCGACTCCGCCAAGGCGAAAGCCGGTCCCCGCACGTTGCGGCTGCGGGAGGTGGCGAGCGTGGAACTGCGCCGTGCGGTGGTCATCGACGACGGTTACCTGCGTTTCCGGACGAAGGAGCAGGGCGAGCCGCCCGCGCCGAAACGAGACGCGAACACACTGATGATGTGGGGTTTCAAGAAGGAGGAGGCCGCCGTGATCGCCCTGGCCTCCGCCGTGGTGGCGAGGCTGCCCCACCCCAGCGCCTCCGGCCCGGCCGTCGAGGCACCGGCCGTCCCGGAAGCGGCGACCGGCGAAGACCATCATGACACGGTCCTGCGCAGGCTGCGGGAACTGGGCGACCTCCACAAGAGGGGCGTCCTCACCGCGGAGGAGTTCGACACCGCCAAACAGGCCCTTTTGCGCCGCCTCTAA